One Ricinus communis isolate WT05 ecotype wild-type chromosome 7, ASM1957865v1, whole genome shotgun sequence genomic region harbors:
- the LOC8259130 gene encoding probable pectinesterase/pectinesterase inhibitor 51 isoform X1: MLPLLPYKHHKKPTQKSFFISISMASFLSFSLLSLYLFLSSTSVTSRHHTYRPKLPPPSSLSVSTPPEILQACKATRFPDTCASSLTSSDSVPKNPTPLQIIQSSVSISATNLKTAQSMVKSILDSSAGNINRTNAARNCLEVLNNSEYRISSTADNSLPRGRTKDARAWMSAALLYQYDCWSALKYANDTSDTNKTMSFLDSLMLLTSNSLSMVMSYDIYGNDTKLWTPPKTERDGFWEGSESGSGGGLVFRGVFPSKLTADVTVCKDGSNGCYKTVQEAVNTAPDNEMGRRFVVHIKEGVYNEIVRIPLEKKNVVFLGDGMGKTVITGSLTAGQPGVSTYNTATVGVLGDGFMASGLTFQNTAGAPTHQAVAFRSDSDLSFIENCEFIGHQDTLYAHSLRQFYKSCRIEGNVDFIFGNSAAIFQDCEIVVNPRQEKPEKGENNAVTAHGRTDPAQATGFVFQNCLINGTEEYMALFHSKPGAHKNYLGRPWKEYSRVVFIHCNFEAIITPEGWMPWTGDFALKTLYYGEFENSGPGSNLSGRVKWSSQIPAEHVYTYSVQNFIQGDEWIPTSS; this comes from the exons ATGCTGCCCCTACTACCATATAAGCATCACAAAAAACCCACCCAGAAATCGTTTTTCATATCCATTTCCATGGCCtcttttctctccttttctctcctctctctctatctctttcTATCTTCCACCTCCGTCACCTCCCGCCACCACACCTACCGCCCTAAACTACCGCCACCGTCTTCATTATCCGTCTCCACCCCACCTGAAATCCTCCAAGCTTGTAAAGCCACAAGGTTCCCAGACACCTGCGCATCCTCATTAACAAGTTCCGATAGTGTACCTAAAAACCCAACTCCTTTACAAATCATACAATCCTCCGTTTCAATCTCCGCCACCAACCTCAAAACCGCTCAATCAATGGTGAAATCTATTCTAGACTCGTCCGCAGGGAATATCAACCGGACAAACGCTGCTCGAAACTGTCTCGAAGTGTTAAATAATTCCGAGTACCGCATCTCATCAACAGCCGACAATTCTTTGCCACGTGGCAGAACGAAAGACGCCAGAGCTTGGATGAGTGCAGCCTTGCTTTATCAGTATGATTGCTGGAGCGCTTTGAAGTATGCAAACGACACGTCAGACACTAACAAGACGATGTCGTTTCTTGACTCGCTAATGTTGTTAACTAGTAACTCGTTAAGTATGGTTATGTCATACGACATTTACGGGAACGATACCAAGTTGTGGACCCCGCCCAAGACGGAGAGGGATGGGTTTTGGGAAGGATCTGAATCGGGTTCGGGTGGCGGTCTGGTGTTTAGAGGTGTGTTTCCATCAAAGTTAACGGCGGATGTGACGGTTTGCAAGGACGGGAGCAACGGGTGTTATAAGACGGTACAGGAGGCTGTGAATACGGCGCCGGATAATGAAATGGGACGAAGGTTTGTGGTGCATATAAAAGAAGGGGTATACAACGAAATCGTTAGAATTCCgttagagaaaaagaatgtaGTGTTTTTAGGAGATGGGATGGGCAAGACTGTAATTACAGGGTCGTTGACTGCCGGTCAACCTGGCGTTTCCACTTATAACACGGCTACAGTTg GAGTTCTTGGTGATGGTTTCATGGCTAGTGGTCTTACCTTCCAGAACACAGCAGGAGCACCTACCCATCAAGCAGTGGCCTTCAGATCAGACAGTGATCTGTCATTCATCGAGAACTGTGAATTCATAGGTCATCAGGACACTTTGTATGCACATTCACTTCGCCAGTTCTATAAATCATGCCGCATCGAGGGCAATGTCGACTTCATCTTTGGAAACTCGGCTGCGATCTTCCAAGATTGCGAAATAGTCGTCAATCCCAGGCAAGAAAAACCAGAAAAAGGCGAAAACAATGCTGTCACAGCACACGGCAGGACGGACCCTGCCCAAGCAACAGGTTTCGTTTTCCAGAATTGTTTGATCAATGGCACTGAAGAATATATGGCATTATTCCATAGCAAGCCTGGTGCCCACAAGAACTACTTGGGAAGGCCATGGAAGGAATACTCGAGAGTTGTTTTCATACATTGCAACTTCGAAGCTATAATAACACCAGAAGGGTGGATGCCTTGGACGGGCGATTTCGCACTGAAAACACTTTACTACGGGGAATTCGAGAATTCTGGACCAGGGTCTAATTTGTCCGGGAGAGTAAAATGGAGTAGTCAGATTCCTGCAGAGCATGTATACACATATTCAGTACAGAATTTCATTCAAGGAGATGAATGGATTCCTACATCTTCTTAG
- the LOC8259130 gene encoding probable pectinesterase/pectinesterase inhibitor 51 isoform X2 has translation MTKAAKGNPKSKCIIYIIIVILLLLTLIAAILISTLRHKINDHSHNSVPSTTKVPAAEIQLACQATRHPETCQSSLLQSNLVPANPTPPQIIQSALLISSQNIKSSESKIKSLLESAGDNINITNVAKSCSNLMSYSQYRISLSNESLPLGKTKHARAWMSAALAYQYDCYGGLSYHGGNTQAVNDTILVINSSIALTSNALNMVVSYDLFGNETKSWRPPKTERDEFWEGPALGSQTGFTGESPSKLKADVTVSKDGSGGSYKTVQEAVNAAPSNAVDRRFVIHIKEGVYEEIVRVPFEKKNVVFLGDGMGKTVITGSVSVGQVGVTTYESATVGVLGDGFMASGLTFQNTAGAPTHQAVAFRSDSDLSFIENCEFIGHQDTLYAHSLRQFYKSCRIEGNVDFIFGNSAAIFQDCEIVVNPRQEKPEKGENNAVTAHGRTDPAQATGFVFQNCLINGTEEYMALFHSKPGAHKNYLGRPWKEYSRVVFIHCNFEAIITPEGWMPWTGDFALKTLYYGEFENSGPGSNLSGRVKWSSQIPAEHVYTYSVQNFIQGDEWIPTSS, from the exons ATGACAAAAGCGGCAAAAGGGAATCCCAAATCCAAATGCATAATCTATATCATCATTGTTATTCTCCTGTTGCTCACCCTAATAGCTGCCATACTAATATCGACCCTTCGTCATAAGATTAATGACCATTCGCATAATTCTGTACCTTCAACCACCAAAGTACCCGCAGCTGAGATTCAATTAGCTTGCCAAGCTACGCGACACCCTGAAACATGTCAGTCCTCGCTCCTTCAATCCAATCTTGTACCTGCAAATCCAACCCCACCTCAAATTATCCAATCTGCGCTGCTCATTTCCTCTCAAAACATCAAATCTTCAGAATCCAAGATTAAGTCCCTCCTGGAGAGTGCAGGAGACAATATAAACATCACCAACGTCGCAAAAAGCTGTTCGAATTTGATGAGTTATTCTCAGTATCGCATTTCGTTGTCTAATGAAAGTCTGCCACTTGGTAAGACCAAGCATGCTCGTGCTTGGATGAGTGCTGCTTTAGCTTACCAGTACGATTGTTATGGAGGGCTCAGCTACCATGGCGGCAACACGCAGGCGGTTAACGATACAATCTTGGTTATTAACTCTTCAATTGCCCTTACCAGCAATGCCTTAAACATGGTTGTTTCTTACGATTTGTTTGGTAACGAAACAAAGTCTTGGAGACCACCTAAGACTGAGCGGGACGAATTCTGGGAGGGCCCGGCATTGGGCAGTCAAACTGGGTTCACGGGTGAGTCTCCGTCAAAGTTGAAGGCCGATGTAACGGTGTCCAAGGATGGGAGCGGTGGAAGTTACAAAACGGTGCAAGAGGCTGTTAATGCAGCTCCAAGTAATGCGGTGGACCGTAGGTTTGTGATACATATAAAGGAGGGAGTTTATGAGGAGATCGTTAGGGTTCCATtcgaaaagaaaaatgtgGTGTTTCTAGGTGATGGTATGGGTAAAACGGTCATTACAGGGTCAGTATCTGTCGGTCAGGTCGGTGTTACCACATATGAGTCTGCTACAGTTG GAGTTCTTGGTGATGGTTTCATGGCTAGTGGTCTTACCTTCCAGAACACAGCAGGAGCACCTACCCATCAAGCAGTGGCCTTCAGATCAGACAGTGATCTGTCATTCATCGAGAACTGTGAATTCATAGGTCATCAGGACACTTTGTATGCACATTCACTTCGCCAGTTCTATAAATCATGCCGCATCGAGGGCAATGTCGACTTCATCTTTGGAAACTCGGCTGCGATCTTCCAAGATTGCGAAATAGTCGTCAATCCCAGGCAAGAAAAACCAGAAAAAGGCGAAAACAATGCTGTCACAGCACACGGCAGGACGGACCCTGCCCAAGCAACAGGTTTCGTTTTCCAGAATTGTTTGATCAATGGCACTGAAGAATATATGGCATTATTCCATAGCAAGCCTGGTGCCCACAAGAACTACTTGGGAAGGCCATGGAAGGAATACTCGAGAGTTGTTTTCATACATTGCAACTTCGAAGCTATAATAACACCAGAAGGGTGGATGCCTTGGACGGGCGATTTCGCACTGAAAACACTTTACTACGGGGAATTCGAGAATTCTGGACCAGGGTCTAATTTGTCCGGGAGAGTAAAATGGAGTAGTCAGATTCCTGCAGAGCATGTATACACATATTCAGTACAGAATTTCATTCAAGGAGATGAATGGATTCCTACATCTTCTTAG